A genomic stretch from Octopus bimaculoides isolate UCB-OBI-ISO-001 chromosome 15, ASM119413v2, whole genome shotgun sequence includes:
- the LOC106869991 gene encoding uncharacterized protein LOC106869991: MIFEEELKISTHKKQSQQLISAALKKKRLYRCKIMLAEIKRAVHNVLVWSDEIFTVETVTSSQNDRLYARNAENLPEGSSSHLRRQKPSLLIVWAAVESVAAKCPLNFTDFGVKVNSEVYVEMLGQKCYPGSHKPLVTVSSSL; the protein is encoded by the coding sequence ATGATTTTTGAAGAGGAATTAAAGATATCTACACATAAAAAACAATCCCAACAGTTAATTTCAGCAGCTTTGAAGAAAAAACGGCTTTACAGGTGTAAAATAATGTTAGCTGAGATCAAGCGTGCCGTTCACAATGTGCTTGTCTGGTCCGACGAGATCTTCACTGTCGAGACAGTTACCAGCAGTCAGAATGACAGGCTTTATGCACGTAATGCAGAAAACTTGCCCGAAGGTAGCAGTAGCCATTTACGCCGTCagaagccatctctactcatagTGTGGGCTGCAGTTGAATCTGTTGCGGCCAAGTGTCCTTTGAACTTCACCGATTTTGGCGTCAAGGTCAACAGTGAAGTTTATGTGGAAATGTTGGGTCAGAAATGTTACCCTGGGTCACATAAACCTTTGGTAACCGTTTCATCTTCACTTTAG